One window from the genome of Entelurus aequoreus isolate RoL-2023_Sb linkage group LG04, RoL_Eaeq_v1.1, whole genome shotgun sequence encodes:
- the zic6 gene encoding zic family member 6, protein MSGLPRFCPLPCVSTGEPSVALPPLAGEHPAGTALKLCPSHSLRDYPEARSCAYVDHSLPHFAEPCRGFIMPPGTEQLASPRSNPRYRDFAGCRDARTGAFFGSYQEQASGSEAGQMMLGLPGDLLARTHPYGPGLSPKGGGQQLVTQFLGLYKPLAHRGGGDALFRCVKAELVCKWTGPEGPGCKVPCSRAFGTMYELVSHLTVEHVGGGEQAEYVCQWERCARDCKPFKAKYKLVNHVRVHTGEKPFPCPFHGCEKVFARSENLKIHKRTHTGEKPFRCEFDGCTRRFANSSDRKKHSHVHSSDKPYVCRAPGCDKSYTHPSSLRKHMKLHCSQGPKSPRPGEDTSGAPVCSSPLGATSPGSVDEPSTPRSRLPAGFESMRSQPLVDTLLLQRAGAYTSRAQAAQYHCNQGGHTFPQQSTCRTFPTAPHLQKGFVNGWYTCHSGLDS, encoded by the exons ATGAGCGGCCTGCCGAGGTTCTGCCCTCTGCCGTGCGTCAGCACCGGCGAGCCCAGCGTGGCGCTGCCACCTTTGGCCGGGGAGCACCCCGCTGGCACGGCCTTAAAACTCTGCCCCTCGCACTCTTTGCGGGACTACCCCGAGGCGAGGTCCTGCGCCTACGTGGACCACTCGCTCCCCCACTTCGCGGAGCCCTGCAGGGGCTTCATCATGCCGCCCGGCACCGAGCAGCTGGCGTCGCCGAGAAGCAACCCCCGGTACCGGGACTTTGCCGGCTGCAGGGACGCCAGGACCGGGGCGTTTTTCGGCAGCTACCAAGAGCAGGCCTCCGGCAGCGAGGCCGGTCAGATGATGCTCGGCCTACCCGGGGACCTCCTGGCCCGGACTCACCCGTACGGGCCCGGCCTGAGTCCCAAGGGAGGCGGGCAGCAGCTCGTCACGCAGTTCCTGGGTCTCTACAAGCCGCTGGCGCACCGCGGAGGAGGCGACGCTCTCTTCCGCTGCGTCAAGGCCGAGCTGGTGTGCAAGTGGACCGGCCCGGAGGGACCCGGCTGCAAGGTGCCTTGCTCCAGAGCTTTCGGCACCATGTACGAGCTCGTCAGCCACTTGACCGTGGAGCACGTCGGGGGAGGCGAGCAGGCCGAGTACGTGTGCCAGTGGGAGAGGTGCGCCCGGGACTGCAAGCCCTTCAAGGCCAAGTACAAGCTGGTCAACCACGTCCGGGTCCACACGGGGGAGAAACCCTTCCCGTGTCCTTTCCACGGCTGCGAGAAGGTCTTTGCCCGCTCAGAGAACCTGAAAATCCACAAGAGGACTCACACAG GTGAAAAACCTTTCAGGTGTGAGTTTGATGGCTGCACCCGGAGGTTCGCCAACAGCAGCGACCGCAAGAAGCACTCCCACGTGCACTCCAGCGACAAGCCCTACGTCTGCAGGGCGCCCGGCTGTGACAAGTCCTACACGCACCCCAGCTCTCTGCGCAAGCACATGAAGCTGCACTGCAGCCAGGGGCCCAAGAGCCCACGTCCTGGGGAAGACACCTCAGGGGCCCCCGTCTGCAGCAGCCCTCTGGGGGCCACGTCCCCGGGGAGTGTGGACGAGCCCTCCACTCCGAGGTCGCGTCTCCCTGCCGGGTTTGAGAGCATGAGGTCCCAGCCCCTCGTGGACACACTGTTGCTGCAGAGAGCTGGAGCCTACACCAGCAGGGCCCAGGCTGCCCAGTACCACTGCAACCAGGGGGGCCACACCTTCCCACAGCAGAGCACCTGCAGGACTTTCCCCACAGCACCACACTTGCAGAAAGGCTTCGTGAACGGCTGGTACACCTGTCATAGTGGGCTCGACTCCTAG